A genomic region of Pseudopipra pipra isolate bDixPip1 chromosome W, bDixPip1.hap1, whole genome shotgun sequence contains the following coding sequences:
- the LOC135405295 gene encoding zinc finger protein 436-like, producing MAPAAGQPRWRRRPAGAGVGGMSLAFPVGWRQIPCLSFLLPAPGPELRTESPEDKSPRETLVGEAVLKGSPAQEGSGEEKGRRSPRRRVSKAIPGCSEEERPSLCQEGGRSLRQSSDLVVPEQPPSREKPFRCLECGKSFSRSTTLLSHQHIHTGERPYTCGECGKSFRRSSTLRKHQQIHTGERPYMCGECGKSFRDSSNLLTHKRIHTGERPYTCRECGKSFNCSSHLRNHHRIHTGEWPYACQECGKSISDISTLHSHQGIHTGERPYTCGECEKSFRTSSSLLAHQRIHTGERPYKCGECGKRFQTSSHLLQHQWTHTDERPFHCTDCGKGFNQNGNLIFHKLIHTGERPYKCLQCGKRFQTSSHLLRHEQTHTDERPFRCTDCGKGFKQNGNLVTHQRIHTGDRPYKCGECGKGFAQSSALTRHQRTHR from the coding sequence atggccccggctgcaggacaaccccgctggcgccgccgtcctgccggggccggagttggggggatgtccttggccttccctgtgggctggaggcaaatcccctgcctgtccttcttgcttcctgccccaggccccgagctgaggacggagagcccggaggacaaatccccccgtgagaccctggtgggagaggctgttttgaagggctccccggcgcaggaaggcagcggggaggaaaagggccggagatccccccgcaggagggtctccaaagccatcccagggtgttctgaggaggaaagacccagcctgtgccaggaaggtggccggagcttgaggcagagctctgacctggtggtccctgagcagcctcccagcagggagaaacccttcaggtgcttggaatgtgggaagagcttcagccggagCACCaccctcctcagccaccagcacatccacactggggaacgaccctacacgtgtggggaatgtggaaagagcttcagacGAAGCTCCACCCTCCGGAAacaccagcagatccacactggggaacggccctacatgtgtggggaatgtgggaagagcttcagggacagctccaacctcctcacccacaaGCGCATCCAtactggggaacggccctacacatgtagggaatgtgggaagagcttcaactgcaGCTCCCACCTACGCAACCACCATCGTATCCACACCGGGGAATGGCCCTACGCGTGtcaggagtgtgggaagagcatCAGTGACATCTCCACCCTTCACAGTCACCAgggcatccacactggggaacgaccctacacgtgtggggagtgtgaAAAGAGCTTCAGGACGAGCTCCAGCCTCCTTgcccaccagcgcatccacactggggaacggccctacaagtgtggagaatgtgggaagaggtttcagaccagctcacatctcctccagcaccagtggacacacacggatgagaggcccttccactgcaccgactgcgggaagggcttcaaccagaaTGGCAACCTCATCTTCCACAAActcatccacaccggggaacggccctacaagtgcttgcaatgtgggaagaggtttcagaccagctcacatctcctcaggcatgagcagacgcacacggatgagaggcccttccgctgcaccgactgcgggaagggcttcaagcagaatgGCAACCTCGTCACCCatcagcgcatccacaccggggacaggccctacaagtgtggggagtgtgggaagggctttgcccagagctctgccttgacaagacaccaacggacccaccggtaa